The Actinomycetes bacterium genome includes a region encoding these proteins:
- a CDS encoding PAS domain S-box protein: MPPSDVRSIAIVEQAPLPACVLDPNGWVVAANRRLEELLGCGSGGLRGRSLGSLAYPPDAELARGALAAVFGQRLDRHLVDTRCQRLDNQQLVWGAWDLSPVHDGRGRPQLALAVVRDLTEAMRSEHERRFFEFLLKIMGEAADSDAMLTAAVQTICHFTRCAMGQAWVPVDGALVCSTGWYAKGYGFDQLRADSEQLRFGYGAGLPGRVWTTGQPCLLRDADDLDRFDRGAAARRSGVGEAIAVPVKTPTGLVAVLEFFVAYERVGEPGRLQRIARAAGELGPIIERRRAEDALRASEERFRGVTGAAMDAIVSADAEGRLRSWNQGAEQMFGWAADEVLGRPLTVIIPERLRALHEEGLARVRQSGHSKLAGSVVELVALHRDGHEFPVELSIGAWRSSEGLAFSGVIRDITERRRAEDALAAASRELERTNAELETLMYSASHDLKSPMVSLLGYLEYLRVDYGDVLGEEGNHYVQRMSDCTLYMQRLIHDLIDLSRVGRLGGDVGEVDLAELAGTIVDEAVVAHPAARFHVGRLPVVASNPVSFRQLLTNLVENAVRHGGRPDVNVTIEAATRADGALELSVRDDGKGIPPEHRERVFGVFERLDGPSTSAGTGMGLAICRKIVELLGGSIAIHGSAGSTAIHDSGVDGSGSSAGGGNSGVGGSGSAGVGSSAGVGSSAGGGSSAGGGNGGADVRVVLPGHLVGRWPEQDRNLALHDRGALV, encoded by the coding sequence GTGCCCCCAAGCGACGTCCGGTCGATCGCGATCGTCGAGCAGGCGCCGTTGCCGGCGTGCGTGCTCGACCCGAACGGCTGGGTCGTCGCCGCCAACCGCAGGCTCGAGGAGCTGCTCGGGTGCGGCAGCGGAGGGCTCCGCGGCCGGTCGCTCGGGTCGCTCGCCTACCCGCCCGACGCCGAGCTCGCCCGCGGCGCGCTGGCGGCGGTGTTCGGCCAGAGACTCGACCGCCACCTGGTCGACACGCGCTGCCAGCGGCTCGACAACCAGCAGCTCGTCTGGGGCGCATGGGACCTGTCGCCGGTCCACGACGGCCGGGGACGGCCCCAGCTCGCCCTCGCCGTGGTGCGGGACCTGACCGAGGCCATGCGCTCCGAGCATGAGCGCCGGTTCTTCGAGTTCCTGCTCAAGATCATGGGCGAGGCCGCCGACAGCGACGCGATGCTGACCGCGGCGGTCCAGACGATCTGCCACTTCACCAGGTGCGCGATGGGCCAGGCCTGGGTGCCGGTGGACGGCGCCCTGGTGTGCAGCACCGGCTGGTATGCCAAAGGGTACGGCTTCGACCAGCTCCGCGCCGACAGCGAGCAGCTCCGCTTCGGGTACGGCGCCGGGCTCCCGGGCCGGGTGTGGACGACCGGCCAGCCGTGCCTGCTCCGCGACGCCGACGACCTGGACCGGTTCGACCGGGGCGCCGCGGCGCGCCGGAGCGGGGTCGGCGAGGCGATCGCGGTCCCCGTCAAGACCCCGACCGGGCTCGTGGCAGTCCTGGAGTTCTTCGTCGCCTACGAGCGGGTCGGGGAGCCGGGACGCCTGCAGCGCATCGCACGGGCGGCCGGCGAGCTCGGCCCGATCATCGAGCGCAGGCGCGCCGAGGACGCGCTGCGGGCGTCCGAGGAGCGGTTCCGGGGCGTGACGGGTGCGGCCATGGACGCGATCGTGTCGGCCGACGCCGAGGGGCGGCTGCGCTCGTGGAACCAGGGGGCCGAGCAGATGTTCGGCTGGGCCGCCGACGAGGTGCTGGGCCGGCCGCTGACGGTGATCATTCCCGAGCGGCTGCGGGCGCTGCACGAGGAGGGGCTGGCCAGGGTCAGGCAGAGCGGCCACTCCAAGCTGGCCGGCAGCGTGGTGGAGCTGGTCGCGCTGCACCGCGACGGCCACGAGTTCCCGGTCGAGCTGTCGATCGGCGCGTGGCGGTCCAGCGAGGGCCTGGCGTTCTCGGGCGTGATCCGCGACATCACCGAGCGCAGGCGCGCCGAGGACGCGCTTGCCGCAGCCAGCCGGGAGCTGGAGCGGACCAACGCCGAGCTCGAAACCCTGATGTACAGCGCCTCGCACGACCTCAAGAGCCCCATGGTCTCCCTGCTCGGCTACCTCGAGTACCTGAGGGTCGACTACGGCGACGTGCTCGGCGAGGAGGGCAACCACTACGTCCAGCGCATGTCCGACTGCACCCTGTACATGCAGCGGCTCATCCACGACCTGATCGACCTGTCACGGGTGGGCCGGCTCGGCGGCGACGTCGGCGAGGTCGACCTCGCCGAGCTCGCCGGGACCATCGTCGACGAGGCGGTCGTGGCCCACCCGGCGGCCAGGTTCCACGTGGGTCGGCTGCCGGTCGTGGCCAGCAACCCGGTCAGCTTCCGCCAGCTGCTCACCAACCTGGTCGAGAACGCCGTCCGCCACGGTGGCCGGCCCGACGTCAACGTGACCATCGAGGCCGCGACCCGCGCCGACGGCGCGCTGGAGCTGTCCGTGCGCGACGACGGCAAGGGCATCCCGCCCGAGCACCGCGAGCGCGTGTTCGGGGTCTTCGAGCGGCTGGACGGGCCCTCCACCAGCGCCGGGACCGGGATGGGGCTGGCCATCTGCCGCAAGATCGTCGAGCTGCTCGGCGGCAGCATCGCCATCCACGGCAGCGCCGGCAGCACCGCCATCCACGACAGCGGCGTCGACGGCAGCGGCAGCAGCGCCGGCGGCGGCAACAGCGGTGTCGGCGGCAGCGGCAGCGCCGGCGTCGGCAGCAGCGCCGGCGTCGGCAGCAGCGCCGGCGGCGGCAGCAGCGCCGGCGGCGGCAACGGCGGCGCCGACGTGCGGGTGGTGCTGCCCGGCCACCTGGTCGGCCGCTGGCCCGAGCAGGA